The following are encoded in a window of Oncorhynchus mykiss isolate Arlee chromosome 11, USDA_OmykA_1.1, whole genome shotgun sequence genomic DNA:
- the slc25a25a gene encoding calcium-binding mitochondrial carrier protein SCaMC-2-A translates to MLGLCLYVPVPNSDPIEFEYYESNGLPSELKSLFKLSVFLPSQECSIYRKWRKKAVKSADNDLDGQMVFEEFVHYLQDQEKDLKLVFKNLDRRRADKMDSKEIMQSLQDLGVHISQQHAEKVLQSMDKNGTMTIDWNEWSNYPLLQPKENNIPEITLYWKHSTLFDVGDNLMVPDDFTTEEKLTGMWWRHLVAGGGAGAVSRTFTAPLDRLKVLMQVHGSRSNNMCIMSGLTQMIKEGGMRSLWRGNGINIIKIAPESAIKFMAYEQIKRLIGSDKETLGILERFVAGSMAGVIAQSTIYPMEVLKTRLALRKTGQYSGISDCAKSIFRREGLRAFYKGFIPNMMGIIPYAGIDLAVYETLKNSWLEKYGANSTDPGVLVLLGCGTVSSTCGQLSSYPLALVRTRMQAQAMLEGSPQMTMSGLFKQIIQTEGATGLYRGLAPNFLKVIPAVSISYVVYENLKMSLGVKSR, encoded by the exons ATGCTTGGCCTGTGCCTTTATGTGCCTGTTCCGAATTCGGATCCTATTGAATTCGAGTATTATGAGTCCAATGGACTACCATCGGAGCTGAAATCGCTCTTCAAATTGAGTGTGTTTCTACCGTCCCAAGAATGTTCAATTTATCGGAAATGGCGAAAG AAAGCGGTGAAAAGTGCAGACAATGACCTGGATGGGCAGATGGTCTTTGAGGAGTTTGTTCACTATTTGCAAGATCAGGAGAAAGATCTGAAACTCGTCTTCAAGAACctggacagaaggagagctg ATAAAATGGATTCTAAGGAGATAATGCAGTCTCTCCAGGACCTTGGTGTTCACATATCCCAGCAGCATGCAGAGAAGGTCCTACAGAG cATGGATAAGAATGGAACAATGACCATCGACTGGAATGAGTGGAGCAACTACCCTCTGCTACAGCCCAAAGAGAACAACATCCCTGAGATCACCCTATACTGGAAACACTCCACG CTGTTTGACGTAGGTGACAATCTGATGGTGCCCGATGACTTCACGACAGAGGAGAAACTGACAGGGATGTGGTGGAGGCATCTGGTAGCAGGCGGAGGTGCAGGAGCAGTGTCCCGAACATTCACCGCCCCCTTAGACCGACTCAAAGTACTCATGCAG GTCCATGGTTCCCGTAGCAACAACATGTGCATCATGAGTGGGCTCACCCAGATGATCAAAGAAGGTGGGATGAGGTCGCTGTGGAGAGGGAATGGAATCAACATTATCAAAATCGCCCCTGAATCTGCCATCAAGTTCATGGCCTATGAGCAG ATCAAGCGTTTGATTGGCAGTGATAAGGAGACACTTGGCATCCTGGAGCGTTTTGTAGCTGGCTCGATGGCTGGCGTCATCGCTCAGAGCACCATCTACCCCATGGAG GTTCTGAAAACACGGCTTGCCCTGCGAAAGACTGGTCAGTACTCTGGCATCTCTGACTGTGCAAAGAGCATCTTCAGGAGAGAGGGACTACGTGCCTTTTACAAGGGCTTCATCCCCAACATGATGGGCATCATCCCCTATGCTGGAATAGACCTGGCTGTGTATGAG ACATTGAAGAACTCTTGGTTAGAGAAGTATGGCGCCAACAGTACTGACCCGGGAGTGTTAGTTCTGCTTGGATGTGGCACAGTATCCAGCACCTGTGGTCAGCTGTCCAGCTACCCCCTGGCCCTGGTCAGGACCCGCATGCAGGCACAAG CCATGCTGGAGGGCAGCCCACAGATGACAATGTCAGGGCTCTTCAAACAAATCATCCAGACAGAGGGGGCCACTGGTCTCTACAGGGGCCTGGCCCCTAACTTCCTGAAGGTCATTCCAGCTGTCAGCATCAGCTATGTGGTGTACGAGAACCTGAAAATGTCGCTGGGAGTTAAGTCGAGATGA